One genomic window of Lepeophtheirus salmonis chromosome 5, UVic_Lsal_1.4, whole genome shotgun sequence includes the following:
- the LOC139905570 gene encoding 52 kDa repressor of the inhibitor of the protein kinase-like, producing MGTVQILYNFIEGSPKRSAIYKSVKITSKDEEHAKAMTLKNQSATRWSLRYDAVHAVSLGMVRIMKTLIIMRKDKDTFSSSTTTSLLNSIFSHEFVSGIELLKTLLRHTSSLSDELQGRKVDLTKARKHVNLVIRTLEDVKNEKIFESIWKLAEFKSSEMKSVFDQEDSIALGFKEAKIPRRIKWKGTTESYFRETHFDVAINKIVLELESRFATDDTNITMNLIAIGNDSEVDTCVIERVANHYRLELEQLQSDHAIFQQFKADIDTEDMVSSQIATELISSGVSRLMPELNKVIVILASIPISSCEAERSFSCLRRLKNHMRTTMDQERLSSLTLLNMDKVMVDKVLHEDMDSLIDTLASRKERKNFFF from the exons atggggacagtacaaattttatacaacttcattgaagggtcaccaaagaggtcagcaatctacaagtcggtgaagataacaagtaaagatgaggagcatgccaaggcgatgaccctgaagaaccagtctgctacccgctggagtctccgctacgatgctgtacacgctgtatctctagggatggtcagaatcatgaagaccctcataataatgagaaaagataaagatacattttcGAGTTCAACaacaacttctctgctcaacagcatctttagtcacgaatttgtttccggcattgaactgttgaagacactcctcagacacacatctagcttgtcagatgaacttcaaggcagaaaggttgacctaacaaaggcccggaaacacgtcaacctagtgattaggactcttgaagatgttaagaatgagaaaatctttgaatcaatctggaaacttgctgagttcaagtcgtctgagatgaaatcagtatttgaccaggaggactcaattgctTTGggattcaaggaggcgaagattccaaggagaataaagtggaaaggaacaactgaatcctacttccgtgaaacacatttcgatgttgcaatcaataagattgtattagagcttgagagcagatttgccaccgacgatacaaacatcacaatgaatctcattgcaatcggcaatgacagtgaagtggatacctgtgtcattgagcgtgtcgccaatcactacagacttgaactcgagcagctccagtcagaccatgcaatcttccagcaattcaag gcagatattgacacagaagacatggtttcgtcacaaattgctacggagttaataagctcgggagtgtcccgcctgatgccggagctaaacaaggtgatcgttatcctggcctcaatacccatcagcagctgtgaggcggagcggtcattctcctgtctcagaaggctcaagaaccacatgaggaccaccatggaccaggagaggctctcctccctcaccctcttgaacatggacaaggtgatggtggacaaggtgctccatgaagacatggacagtttgattgacacccttgcgtcaaggaaagagaggaaaaacttcttcttctaa